A window of the Euzebya pacifica genome harbors these coding sequences:
- a CDS encoding multicopper oxidase family protein has protein sequence MRTSTAGAGALAGTTLLARAGVLTGVLGLSSAAASGVAGAIEGAALPLPFTSPLRQPPVITDADISLVAREADVQLLPGQPTKMWTFDGTWPGPTIRRPSGQQTTVRVTNDLPAEVGDITVHHHGGHQAAEHDGGPVQDPVLPGATRTYVYELMEDGEGERAATQWYHDHSHFRTGRNNWFGLQGMFIIDDDVEAALGLPDGDQDLVLMCTNRDVDEQNQLLDRFTAPDREEATALDAAPVGGTGRYPLSGDETASLGPMFLVNGVLQPFADVQARRYRLRLMNAANWQVYNFSLSGPNGTVPMVQIAAEAGLLPVALERDDILLGPAERAEVIVDFTGMEGQRLVLASGPGSASAQGVVPFYNAPTPAEFVEFRVGPVDPDHPDTSSVIDHGQALRELPHWAAGLAAQPDRVWVFGVGVDEAGRAAWTINGRAFDHDRVDARPELGASETWLLANTTQQTHFIHIHDVDWVVLQRNGDPAPVHEQGLKETFRIDPGEVVLVGSTFTDHLGPYMMHCHMLEHEDHGMMNTWEVVEPGQGDRPAGLGSVAEALAADMATAESLSVAQAVIGAARNGRPAPMSLLNRLNAGRGVVTDIPSQAALYCDLNDLR, from the coding sequence TTGAGGACGTCGACCGCCGGAGCTGGTGCGCTGGCAGGGACCACCCTGCTGGCCCGCGCCGGGGTCCTGACCGGGGTCCTCGGCCTGTCCAGCGCCGCCGCGTCGGGCGTCGCCGGGGCCATCGAGGGCGCGGCGTTGCCGCTGCCGTTCACCAGCCCACTGCGCCAGCCGCCGGTCATCACCGACGCCGATATCTCCCTCGTCGCGCGCGAGGCCGACGTGCAGCTCCTGCCGGGCCAGCCCACGAAGATGTGGACGTTCGACGGCACCTGGCCGGGTCCGACGATCCGGCGTCCATCGGGGCAGCAGACCACCGTCAGGGTCACCAACGACCTGCCGGCCGAGGTCGGCGACATCACCGTGCACCACCACGGCGGCCACCAGGCGGCCGAGCACGACGGCGGGCCGGTGCAGGATCCGGTGCTGCCCGGCGCGACGCGCACCTACGTCTACGAGCTGATGGAGGACGGCGAGGGCGAGCGGGCGGCCACGCAGTGGTACCACGACCACTCCCATTTCCGGACCGGCCGCAACAACTGGTTCGGCCTGCAGGGCATGTTCATCATCGACGACGACGTCGAGGCCGCCCTCGGCCTCCCCGACGGTGACCAGGACCTGGTCCTGATGTGCACCAACCGCGATGTCGACGAGCAGAACCAGCTGCTGGACCGCTTCACCGCCCCCGATCGCGAGGAGGCGACGGCGCTGGACGCCGCCCCGGTGGGGGGCACGGGCCGCTACCCGCTGTCGGGTGACGAGACCGCGTCGCTCGGACCGATGTTCCTCGTCAACGGGGTGCTGCAGCCCTTCGCCGACGTGCAGGCTCGTCGGTACCGCCTGCGCCTGATGAACGCCGCGAACTGGCAGGTCTACAACTTCTCCCTCAGCGGCCCGAACGGGACCGTGCCGATGGTGCAGATCGCCGCCGAGGCCGGCCTGCTGCCGGTGGCCCTCGAGCGCGACGACATCCTGCTCGGCCCGGCCGAACGTGCCGAGGTCATCGTCGACTTCACGGGCATGGAGGGCCAGCGGTTGGTCCTGGCATCGGGACCCGGGTCGGCGTCCGCCCAGGGGGTAGTGCCGTTCTACAACGCCCCCACGCCAGCGGAGTTCGTGGAGTTCAGGGTCGGTCCGGTCGACCCCGATCACCCGGACACCTCATCGGTGATCGACCACGGCCAGGCGCTGCGCGAGCTGCCGCACTGGGCCGCGGGGCTCGCGGCGCAGCCGGACCGGGTGTGGGTGTTCGGCGTCGGTGTCGACGAGGCCGGACGCGCCGCGTGGACCATCAACGGCCGTGCGTTCGACCACGACCGCGTGGACGCCCGTCCCGAGCTAGGGGCCAGCGAGACGTGGCTGCTGGCCAACACGACCCAGCAGACCCACTTCATCCACATCCATGACGTGGACTGGGTGGTGTTGCAGCGCAACGGCGATCCGGCGCCGGTGCACGAACAGGGGTTGAAGGAGACGTTCCGGATCGACCCCGGCGAGGTCGTCCTCGTCGGGTCGACGTTCACCGACCACCTCGGCCCCTACATGATGCACTGCCACATGCTGGAGCACGAGGACCACGGGATGATGAACACGTGGGAGGTCGTGGAACCCGGTCAGGGCGACCGGCCCGCCGGCCTGGGCTCAGTGGCAGAGGCCCTGGCCGCCGACATGGCCACGGCCGAGTCGCTGTCGGTCGCACAAGCCGTGATCGGGGCAGCCCGCAACGGCCGTCCGGCCCCGATGTCGCTGCTGAACCGCCTGAACGCCGGCCGCGGGGTCGTGACCGACATCCCCTCCCAGGCAGCCCTCTACTGCGACCTCAACGACCTGCGGTAG